Sequence from the Candidatus Beckwithbacteria bacterium genome:
GTGCTGCCCGAATTTGGCATGAGTAGAGATGAATTAAGGAAATTTATGGCACAAAGAGGAATAGAAACACGGACCTATTTTGTCCCCTTACACTTACAACCATATTATTATCATGAAAATAAAGGGAAAGTTTTACCAGTATCAGAAAAGCTAAGTGAGACTGGCTTATACATTCCCTCTGCTTCCAATTTAACAAAAAAACAACAAGATCGAGTCATTCAAGTGATTAAACAAGCCGCGAAAACTGCTCAATAACACGGCAGATATATTGCAATTCTTTCTCAGCTAGACTGGCAAAAGTGGGTAAATTCATACCCTGTGAGGCGATTTTGACGGTGGCTGGAAAATCCTGAGGGCAATTATAAGCTTTGTATGCCGGCAGTAGCGGAATCGGGAAAAAGAAAGGCCGGGTTTCAATGTTTTTAGTTTTTAAATAAGCCATTAACTGGTTACGGGTGCGGCCGAATTTATTTTTATCAATTAAGATAGAATACATCCAGTAATTAGATTTGGCATAGGCTGCTTCATTAGCAATAATCACTCCGGGAATGTTTTTTAAAAGCTTGGTGTATTGTTGAGCAATTCGTCTTTTTTGCCGAATAAATTTAGGCAATTGTTGTAGTTGTCCGATACCGACGGCTGCCTGAAGATTAGTCATGGCGTAGTTATAGCCGATAGCCGGATGGTAATAAGGATGAATGGTAATTTTTTTAGCCTGATCGCGATAAAATTTGGCGGTGTTGTAATATTTTTTATTGTTGGTAGTAATCATCCCGCCTTCACCGGTGGTCACAATTTTATTACCAAAAAAACTAAAGGTACTAATATCTGCCTGACGGCCGGTTGGTTTACCCTTGTATAACGAACCTAAAGATTCAGCTGAATCACTGATTAGTTTTAAATTATATTTCCGGCAAATTGCTTTTACTTTGTCAAAATCGACCGGATGGCCGTAAAGATCAACTGTCATAATGGCTTTAGTTTTCGAGGTAATTTTGGCTTCAATTTTATTAATATCAAGATTATAAGTTTGAGGCTCAATATCCACAAAAACTGCTTTAGCACCAGTGTAAGTAATAGCATTGGCCGAAGCGACAAAGGTTAAGGCGGGCACAATCACCTCATCTCCAGAACCAATCCCTAAAGCGATCAAGGCTAAATGTAAAGCAGCCGTTCCATTACCGACTGACAAGGCGTATTTAACACCAACAAATTTAGCTAATTTAACTGCAAATTCTTCCACATAAGATCCGATTGAAGAAATCCAGCCTGTATTCAGACAGTTATTAACTAATTTTTTTTCGGTTGAACCGAAAACCGGTTTGGCTAAAGGAATAAAAGAGTTCACGAAAGTATTTTACCTCTTTTCTGCCAAAGGAAAAGTCATCACAAAAATGCATGCCGGTGCGGCGAACCAGGATCATAAAATTACCAAGGCCGCTGATAAACCAAGTCAAAACTAAACTGACTGCCGTGCCAACGGCGCCGAAATGAGGGGCTAATAAATAATTTGAACTAACTAATAAAATCAAGCTGAAAAAACTAATCCAAATAATCGGTTGATGATTACGGGTGGCAAATAAAACATGATCATACGGAGCAAAAATTATTAAAAT
This genomic interval carries:
- a CDS encoding DegT/DnrJ/EryC1/StrS family aminotransferase produces the protein MNSFIPLAKPVFGSTEKKLVNNCLNTGWISSIGSYVEEFAVKLAKFVGVKYALSVGNGTAALHLALIALGIGSGDEVIVPALTFVASANAITYTGAKAVFVDIEPQTYNLDINKIEAKITSKTKAIMTVDLYGHPVDFDKVKAICRKYNLKLISDSAESLGSLYKGKPTGRQADISTFSFFGNKIVTTGEGGMITTNNKKYYNTAKFYRDQAKKITIHPYYHPAIGYNYAMTNLQAAVGIGQLQQLPKFIRQKRRIAQQYTKLLKNIPGVIIANEAAYAKSNYWMYSILIDKNKFGRTRNQLMAYLKTKNIETRPFFFPIPLLPAYKAYNCPQDFPATVKIASQGMNLPTFASLAEKELQYICRVIEQFSRLV